A region of Necator americanus strain Aroian chromosome I, whole genome shotgun sequence DNA encodes the following proteins:
- a CDS encoding hypothetical protein (NECATOR_CHRI.G683.T1) — MTTVLKPQNARDDDVDEHPGSSVRSDNVDELLSLKLLFTVPIIFEEKEEIDVEDISEKGIQMLELGSDEGNKSSRLAVSLRKMRISLVDKRPICSGKRFKILEKFAVVLDVAKTMPIRRKPEEMGD, encoded by the exons ATGACAACTGTTCTGAAACCGCAAAACGCACGCGACGACGACGTCGACGAGCATCCAGGGAGCAGTGTGCGCTCGGATAACGTTGATGAATTGCTGTCATTG AAGCTGCTATTTACTGTACCGATAATAttcgaagagaaagaagaaatagacgtgGAGGATATTTCTGAGAAAGGGATACAAATGTTGGAACTGGGAAGTGACGAAGGCAATAAAAGCAGCAGATTAGCggtttctttgagaaaaatgagaatttctCTCGTGGATAAGCGACCAATCTGCTCAGGAAAGCGTTTTAAAATTCTAGAGAAGTTTGCAGTAGTTTTAGACGTAGCGAAGACAATGCCCATTAGAAGAAAGCCGGAGGAAATGGGAGATTAG